The Silene latifolia isolate original U9 population chromosome Y, ASM4854445v1, whole genome shotgun sequence sequence ATGatttgaaaaacatggttcaaaatCGGGTTTCTTTGCaaaaaggagtctcaagctagagagacttctacaaaaatgttggagagccaaattgctcaactggctagcaagagtgcaacccGAGCTCCTGGGCAACTACCATCGCAGTCGGATCAAaagaaggagacccttaatgctattactaCCAGGAGTGGGTCTACACTTGAGGGTCCTACAGTTGAAAATgctaaaggaaagaaaaaggctgCTGAAAAAAGGGAAGAGTAAACAAAACGAGAAAAAGAAGAATAGCAGCATTGTTGGTCGACCGACCGTCCCAACCGGTCGACCGACCACCTCCACTGTTTCAGAAGTGGTTTCTGATGTTCCTGACAATTCTGAGAAAATTGACCCTGGTCGACCGACCGAGGAGGGTGGTCGACCGACCACCACGCTGCTGATTCCGAGTTGTTTCGTCCCTctatgcccgataacttgagagATTTTCTGTTCCGGAGTGAGAGTACTCCGAGATTCTTGAGGCAAGCTCCAAATGCGGATGGTTCCATTCCAGTCCCTTATCCGGAGAGGCGAATtccgaccaaagaacaggtatctttcgataaattcaaagatgtgattcgtagtttaaatgttcaagtacctttccttgagttggtcaatcaagtgcccgcttacatgaaattcatgaagcagcttttaaCTAAAAATCAGTCACTTGAGCCTGTCCAGTCCGTGGCTTTTACTGAGGAGTCTAGCTCCTATTTGACCCAAACTGTCCCCCGAAAGTTAGCTGACCCAGGGAGTTTTTCTGTCCCTTGTTCTATTGGAACCTTTCCCatagagaaagccttatgtgatttgGGGGCTATCATTAGTGTCATGCCCTTAAATCTAGCAAAGAAATTAGGCTTGACTAAATTTGTCGTgaccaacatgactgttcagatggctaATCGCTCTACGGTCCAGCCAATagaagtcttagaggacattcctgtcaaatagggaagttctttttccTTGTGGATTTCGTTGtcctagatatgcccgaggacgatcatatacctatcattctagggagaccatttttgcacactgctggtgcaataattgatgttggGGAGCGGACCTTGACCTTTAGAGTGGgcaaacagtccattgtttttgctcAAACCGCTAGaaagaaggatcccatgtgggCTATTACATGCAATGCTATTTCTGCTAAACCGTCTTATGTGGTCATTTCTGATGTTCCTACTTTATTGCATGTACCCATTATTCctgctgttgtgacacctccgccccagattgggagcaaattggaggacgatTTGTCTGTTCatctattgcaggagctggtttggggaaggatgagctgcatGTTACTCCAGTTGAGCCTATTGTTCAGCGCGGCGGTCTTGGATGCTTGAGTTATGGCAATGACGAGGAGCCTGAAGAGGATGAGCCGGCCAAAGTTACAGTTTCTGACTTGGAGCTTAAGAAGTCAGATGACAAGTGGGAGGATGCGTCACATGTAGATCCGTCGGACGATGTTGTGGATTGGAGTGCTGAAAAGATAACCATCGTGGAGGGTAATTCGTGTAGCCAAAAgccatggtcggagattttccgcatttttcgcggataaacattttattgcttgagtttttaagacatttttattgcttttaagactatttatggtttttggtttgcgcgagacttcgctttgtttggtttgttttaggattattaagactatagactgtttttATTCGGTTTGCGtgaattttgggcgcgttattttgtgcacttgcaggtttatAGGCCGTattaactcaatttattgagttaaaaTCGAAGAAAACGAGTTCTGCTTCAGGTGCAGTGGTCGGTCGACCAATCCCATCAGTCGACCGACCGGACCGCAGCTTCCAGAGAGTACTGTTCCTCACGACAAATGTTCGGTCGACCACACCCTGTGGTCGGTCGACCCTTCTTGCTGCTGTTATCTCTTTTGGCGATCATgcttgttttaagtgaactaaagcggtgaactacgataattgtaattgacacggtcgataaactcgattaaaatgataatgcatgttttagttatggcgatttagcgatgcatgcgacatataactaaaatgcaaagcataaaaataaatcctagtatgaccttcctaaaatagaaaatctaattaactattacatattcggaaaccaactccattggtcccttgaacttcggttgaggcacgcatctcgaggtaacaacgactttaatggatttccttttcgagtgacaccgtcttcaaggatctccggaataatgAAATTActtaacaaattacataatttcctattatacatttgtaattaaaataaaaataaatctattaaattacaaaacggtgatacgagatcacaataaattacaaccgaatcgatatttccatacatttcgggtaatacccattaaaaaactaaggccatactaagtaaaattacataattcaaaattacataaaataaaattatgacaatcataaataaaatgcagcattataatatgtatgaacatgcccaattttatgctaaatcgcctttaaggagccaatatcgtatattaaacggtttttacggatttgcgtgattcaaccttttaaaaatcacaataaattacataaaatcatatttatgcacaagttaattaccctataaccaacttaggactcaaaattagtctccactaacatattgacaataattaacttttatttcttaaaatttgctcattaatggactcaaaattacaataaaaagccaaaaactccaaataaatcataaaaatttcaaataaattcaaaatttgaaatttaaagtcatgaacattctggaaaaataccatgacactcataatgttcaaaaacttaggttaaaatttcgaaaatttatcgaaaaacaatgttgcgctttatcggatttatcaataataatcataaaaacatgagaaaaattatatttataaacttttcaattttagatctgaaataggtaataaaatgcaacatgtgacgtttttccttagtcatgaagtatgttttagcaattattcactaattaaagtcactatttatgctatttttcatcaaaaattcataaatcatgcataaagacttcattatagcttattattttacacacatcttgtaaaattgcatgtgacaacataccaaATTTtgatgaccagattcaaaatatttctcatattaacctatttttcatttacattcgatttttatcatgaaaaatccatatttcgagcataaaagctccaaaaattctgaaactttacaggtcatctaaaaataatatatgtgaaaacatatccaaaagccactggaaaattcaaagtgtaggtaattttagtccgaaaatgacatttttatcataaaatcacattttaatgccattattatataaaatgaacaataaaaatccctaaattaaccaaaaaatcctaaatacattttaggaccagaaattttaacatgcataatttatttcatgatatatcataataacacaaatttataagttttatatgttaatcgtataactcgaaaaactataaccgatttgcatgcaaacaacctaaagctcatgataccgcttgttagaaatctatatctcataatacaacatattcatatatgttacattttaatttagtcataaaattaagtacaaatcttatgcatgcaaactaaaatagataagtgaagaaatcgttttccttactataatttCAGATTAAAAGGGcgccaacaagatctccttcttgttagttcttgagcattccaaataatggatgaacaaagattcaagtatagaatatCTCCCAAAAGAGAATACCCAAGGAGACCTctcaataacaaatattattatgatctagtaataataaaagtctaacttaaaaattgacacaaaatattaatttgtctctctactatttcggtggagaggaggaataatttggagtttatttctctagaattttcacaaattgtagagagtatgcatatttcttacactagaaaaattatatgtaaaatgatgaatgaataaaatgaaaagaaaaacccTTTTCTTTTCCCCTATGGTGGCCGAAActattggccttgggtagcatgcccaatgccttttatttttgctcttctcaaaagcttgtagggttgcatggcttgagattaggctttaataattatgttttgttgtattaaaataatcaacataatttttccactaatactccctccaattttcggtacatacaaaataaaatggaaggtccattttattttgtcatttgtcaattgtgacatatgtgacatgttacttgacatgtgaatttgtaatgtatttttaacatattaaaaatcaacatactcataaaatatgtcatttacaaaatggactagtaattcgtaattacttgtaccaaaacggtttatcaaattataaattacaacgtcttgtatttataataaattattcattcaatttcaattccaaattatttcgtaaacaataattttatctaagtaataaaacaattcaattacttagaccgtatctaatataattgaattacaataagacacattAATTTTACTccccaaaatcatccgtcaatttttaagcaatttaattaactcgtatcggcatacgattaattaaataatcaattaagagtattgatgcgtgtcatttatatgatgttttacaccctgttttacacgcatttcagagctcattttagtagtttatgctactattctccctatttccgtctactttcgtgtttttgtacattattgcagaaatgtgaagaatccagcggaaatcgagctaaatccgtccccgagtatcttgcatagcatttgacgtgaagtacttactcaaggaacgagcttggtgcgcattccaaggcccaaaagacaaatccacgagattatagaagctaactatcagctacttcagtcgatcgaccacagccttcagtcgatcgaccaacccacgggttccagtagctactgttcagctcagagcactcgatcgaccatgttgctcagtcgatcgaccaagccgctactcaGACGTGAAGATATAGAACGAGTTTTCCAAAGCCCAAAgcgatattaggtttaggaattatgttacgtatactttctatataacgtaacctagttcagAGATATAATCCTCTAGCTTTTACCAAGTTTTTACTAGGTTCTTTAGTCAGTTTTCAATATTCAATAATTAacatggactgaaatcgcgtgtcagtcgatcgactgccatacctggtcgatcgactgaccacgtgaggttttaccttcgttttaattgttttaattctttattcgacgaatcgagtgcacacgactagttgaatgtttaggatatgactgacccattagatcgatagatagggacagttgattgaccaccaattaaaatgactaaactatgctgagatcgaaagataggtaaagtttagattgttAGTCACTTTTTAGgatgagagtcagtattagtgatattagggacttatagcgagatcaaaagatgctatctgttgagagtggaccgagaggacctcttgttttcccgcctcatgtgttagatttagaccgacttagtttgctgccgccgaaactatagtgaaccgaccatcctagtaccttttttatatttgatttaatatattccttagtttattgtcttttactgcctttagctctaaaccaaatcaaatcaacccccacattcgttaccttagactaaattagacaattattaattacattcgcctccctgtggttcaaccctgttaccactagcttctgttagttttaataggttttataaatcttatttttggtactcacaacgatgggtatcaaattttggcgccgttgccggggaggcaattgttctaatttttagttgttttattttagtctgtttcttagtttaagggacatccgttccttaaacttttcttatattctttttgtagtttcttcttatgtgcTGGTCatagggtggtgaattagtacctttcaatcctgatattgagaagaccttgcgcgagttgagacgatcatttagagtattgccgacagaggaagagctgagtactctgtctagttactacgagaaagaactgttcgaagaagacccacctacatctcctacttctacttcttcagctgagacagtcacatctccggaaattccagtcatggctgaaaaagcaactatagcaagtcattctgagcTGACAGCTGAAAatctttacaaggggttcgaattacctggagctgctaggaaattcgaaccaaagccttcctatatcaacttagttgagaggaaccagttcgggggtgctacaaatgaagatgcagccaagcatatggagatatttatcgattattgctacTCTATACctccgccgaccggtgtgacccagaaccagataaaggagactatgtttatattctcactccgtgatgccgcaagggagtggttcagagatctggatcgagctgctcatgggatcaccgactggaattctttggccttggcattctacaagaaatacttctctgcctcgaagacgaatgccattagagctcagatcacgagctttaaacagggacctgatgaaaactttcatgaagcatgggtctgtttcaagaagctggtgcgaactattccgcaccatgggtttgaaaaatggagtctttgcaatcagttctataacgggctgtatgacgatcagagggctattttggatgctgcagtgaatggccgatttgctgagaatatgggagagacttgttggggttagtgtccttgacagttagtgcaaggacttataaacctctaaaaggatcaaagggtatactttgtatcataatcagttgatccacgtttatcaataacggttggcttgctagataagtttgacgttattgtcatacagatggcggtgatcaactggtccctaaaagtcacacctataggatacgtcttgagtgatgtgacggtatgaaaatacagtcatgtagatgccaaatttgactaaccagttagtctgagttatttgactaataaattagtcaaaatgtgatgttgagatcttatatttaatacggattaaatatcatgggctaaaggcgaattaatcagttaattcgtaaaattgaatataaacgttttatatttaattaaatgtgtattgaatataattatacaatcttttgttttgtcggacatgtattaagaaTTCAatgacccgtattattagttgatgccttaatttccgataaccgataatgatttataatgaaACGCGTCGTACACACttagtaagctatggaccggaccacaagtttaagtgaagaggaaattagaaagcccatgaggctccctctccacggtttggccgagccatcacaagacaaaaggggagttctctcctctttgtctaacctaatttttcatttgacaaaaataattagggttttgggaattgtgcctcccaaaattccggatctctcatcctacacaaactcacaaaacaatcccctcgatattgcaaggcaattaggggattatctctagcacaagggcattactcggatatcttgggtgcaacgattaggaggagatctaacttgatctctcattgccttttgcactaggaccgaaggttatttctacatctttatcgttttcatcatgtttttcgttttatgactataaactacatatatattttgcgttataatcctacaattaaagggtagtatacggatattaacccacaagtggtatcagagcgaggccacgcaaatttttatatgtgtttttcattaaacgattttgaaatcgatgaattttggtaaaaaaaaaaaaaaaaaagggctcggctgattttttttttgtctcggcatttttactttgctgcgttttttttgggGAACCGTGTCCATGTACACGGTTTTGGTTGAAGTTTTCGCATTGTTTTCgttttttgatctttgcatattgctttgtaatcgatattcatcgctatatgttaaagatcggttaaaatgattgcataaaatttcgtgtggcacaatttttttgtctcgaaaaatcatgaaaaccgtgtggcctttacatgtttcacggcctgtttttcttgtttttgcattgttttgcgtgccacacacttttgttagatcgttcgatctcttgttttcgtgttgttcttagcgatttgttgttttaatcgataattacaacaaaagggtaaagaacatgtcaattgtttttattttaatccggattagagtaaattgcaattgtgttttaatcaaaccgttttgttttgatctttctttgctcacgttttgagccgcgtaaaattttttttttgcctctAGAAGCTCACGGCATTTTGcggttttaa is a genomic window containing:
- the LOC141630156 gene encoding uncharacterized protein LOC141630156, with translation MKFMKQLLTKNQSLEPVQSVAFTEESSSYLTQTVPRKLADPGSFSVPCSIGTFPIEKALCDLGAIISVMPLNLAKKLGLTKFVVTNMTVQMANRSTVQPIEVLEDIPVK